The genomic region TAGGCTAGAAAACGTGATAAATTTCCGGCCGATTTTCAGGAGGATATAGGAATGAAAAAGATACTATTTTTAGTCTATTTATTTGTTACAGGAATGGGAACATTAATAGCTCAGAGCTCTATTAATCTTAGCTCTATTGAAAGCCAGACGAATGCATTGTCCGAAATAATTCTTGAAGAAGCTTATACAAAGTTGGGTATAGAGCTTACATTTACAATTCTTCCACCAGAACGTGCTCTGGCAAGTTCCAATTCTGGAGCGACAGATGGAGAAGTTCATAGGATTAAGGGTACAGAGAAAAGCTATCCCAACCTTGTAATGGTCCCTGTTCCTATCAATAGTGTTGAGGGTTTAGCTATAACCAAGAACCTTGATCTTACTATTACAGGATGGGAATCCATACGTCCCTACAAAATTGGGATACGAAGGGGAATAAAGTATATTGAAAATGGAACTAAAGGTATGGACGTTGAGTTTAACACCACTGATGAAGCACTGTTGCAGAAATTAATTGCCGACAGAATTCAAGTCGCTGTGGAAAGTCGACTTGATATTATCAGTATTTTAAAATCGCCAAAATATTCTCAATTGCAGATTCTAGAACCACCATTACAATCTATTAAGCTTTATCATTTCTTGAATAAAAAACACTCTTCACTGATTCCACAAATCACAAAAGTATTAGAAGAAATGGAAAAATCAGGTAGGATTAAAGAGATAACAGATAACTATATTTCTTCCCTATAGATGTCTCTGTAAGAAGGGAATCGTTTCATACAGACTATCAATGA from Spirochaeta cellobiosiphila DSM 17781 harbors:
- a CDS encoding substrate-binding periplasmic protein, encoding MKKILFLVYLFVTGMGTLIAQSSINLSSIESQTNALSEIILEEAYTKLGIELTFTILPPERALASSNSGATDGEVHRIKGTEKSYPNLVMVPVPINSVEGLAITKNLDLTITGWESIRPYKIGIRRGIKYIENGTKGMDVEFNTTDEALLQKLIADRIQVAVESRLDIISILKSPKYSQLQILEPPLQSIKLYHFLNKKHSSLIPQITKVLEEMEKSGRIKEITDNYISSL